A genomic segment from Dietzia psychralcaliphila encodes:
- a CDS encoding lytic transglycosylase domain-containing protein, with the protein MAHNTDRRALTSAAVAAGVIGVLTAVSLTMDHSRPTGAAGIAPAAETATRAPTVTTESLVTTPSSETPPPTEADDPGAAHIEPATIPDGPLGIPGIALDAYHRATDRLNVEKPACEMDWTLLAGIGQVESNQGRGRFDVHGNTIGRILGPRLDGTLPGTAVITDTDGGRFDGDAEFDRAVGPVQFIPSTWALLGRDGNGDGVADPNNIYDGALAAATLLCGQGGSMGDPAARTRAVLAYNNSLAYVANVNAWAHGYAVNSYPLPADLPEIHQPKPIVEPPAIPERCPDGWEGEPTAAPEPALPGEPGHPVPGCTEVAPPPAEPTPPSPSPSPENTPTPQPPAPPVHVAPVPPVLPVFELPCIAPFCVPPPA; encoded by the coding sequence ATGGCGCACAACACTGATCGACGGGCACTGACCAGCGCCGCGGTCGCCGCGGGCGTGATCGGCGTGCTCACAGCCGTGAGCCTGACGATGGACCACAGTCGACCCACCGGGGCCGCGGGCATCGCCCCGGCCGCCGAGACCGCCACCCGGGCTCCGACGGTGACGACCGAATCGCTGGTCACCACACCGTCCTCCGAGACCCCTCCGCCGACCGAGGCGGACGACCCCGGAGCCGCACACATCGAGCCGGCGACGATCCCGGACGGCCCCCTGGGAATCCCCGGCATCGCCCTGGACGCCTACCACCGGGCCACCGACCGGCTGAACGTCGAGAAGCCCGCGTGTGAGATGGACTGGACCCTCCTCGCAGGTATCGGTCAGGTCGAGTCCAACCAGGGACGTGGACGCTTCGACGTGCACGGGAACACCATCGGCCGCATCCTCGGCCCCCGGCTCGACGGGACACTGCCCGGCACCGCCGTGATCACCGACACCGATGGTGGGAGGTTCGACGGCGACGCGGAGTTCGACCGGGCAGTCGGCCCGGTGCAATTCATCCCCTCGACCTGGGCGCTGTTGGGCCGGGACGGGAACGGCGACGGGGTGGCCGACCCCAACAACATCTACGACGGTGCTCTCGCGGCCGCGACCCTGCTGTGCGGTCAGGGCGGGTCCATGGGCGACCCGGCGGCCCGTACCCGGGCGGTCCTGGCCTACAACAACTCGCTCGCCTACGTGGCCAACGTCAACGCCTGGGCACACGGTTACGCCGTCAATTCCTACCCGTTGCCGGCGGACCTGCCGGAGATCCACCAGCCGAAGCCGATCGTGGAACCCCCGGCGATCCCGGAGCGCTGCCCCGACGGGTGGGAGGGAGAACCCACCGCGGCGCCCGAGCCCGCTCTCCCCGGTGAGCCCGGGCACCCGGTGCCCGGTTGCACCGAGGTCGCACCGCCTCCCGCGGAACCCACGCCGCCCTCACCATCACCGTCCCCGGAGAACACACCGACGCCACAGCCGCCCGCGCCACCCGTCCACGTTGCCCCGGTGCCACCGGTTCTGCCGGTGTTCGAGCTGCCCTGTATCGCACCGTTCTGCGTGCCGCCCCCTGCCTGA
- a CDS encoding Mrp/NBP35 family ATP-binding protein, with translation MSAPSEESIRAALAKVDDPEIRKPLTELGMIKGVEIDDRTGRVGIGIYLTVATCPMRDTITDRVRAAVSDVPGVGEVAVELDVMNDEQRTELRKHLRGDAAEPVIPFAQPGNLTRVYAVASGKGGVGKSTATVNLATALASRGLSVGVLDADIYGHSIPRMLGTDARPTQVEQMILPPVAHDVKVISIAQFTKGNTPVVWRGPMLHRALQQFLADVYWGDLDVLLMDLPPGTGDVAISIAQLIPSAEILVVTTPQQAAAEVAERAGSIALQTRQRIAGVIENMSWLELPDGTRMDVFGTGGGAEVAANLSRSVGAPVTLLGQVPLEQAVREHGDEGTPIVLAEPDSPSGRAFREIADGLAVRPRGLAGMNLGIDTTRHL, from the coding sequence ATGAGTGCACCCAGCGAAGAATCGATCCGCGCCGCCCTGGCCAAGGTCGACGACCCGGAGATCCGAAAGCCGCTCACGGAGCTCGGCATGATCAAGGGCGTCGAGATCGACGACCGGACCGGCCGGGTCGGGATCGGCATCTACCTGACGGTGGCCACGTGCCCCATGCGGGACACCATCACCGACCGGGTCCGCGCCGCGGTCTCCGACGTCCCCGGCGTGGGTGAGGTCGCCGTCGAGCTCGACGTGATGAACGACGAGCAACGCACGGAACTGCGCAAGCACCTGAGGGGCGACGCGGCCGAGCCCGTCATACCGTTCGCCCAACCGGGGAACCTGACCCGGGTGTACGCGGTGGCCTCGGGGAAGGGTGGCGTGGGCAAGTCCACCGCCACGGTCAACCTCGCGACCGCGCTCGCCTCCCGTGGGCTGTCCGTGGGTGTCCTCGACGCCGACATCTACGGTCACTCCATCCCCCGGATGCTCGGAACCGACGCCCGACCCACCCAGGTCGAGCAGATGATCCTGCCGCCGGTCGCACACGACGTCAAGGTCATCTCGATCGCCCAGTTCACCAAGGGCAACACCCCCGTGGTGTGGCGTGGCCCCATGCTCCACCGTGCACTCCAGCAGTTCCTGGCCGACGTGTACTGGGGTGACCTCGATGTCCTGCTCATGGACCTGCCGCCCGGAACAGGCGACGTGGCCATCTCGATCGCCCAACTCATCCCGTCGGCGGAGATCCTCGTCGTGACCACCCCGCAGCAGGCCGCGGCCGAGGTGGCCGAACGGGCGGGTTCGATCGCCCTGCAGACCCGTCAGCGGATCGCGGGGGTCATCGAGAACATGTCCTGGCTCGAGCTCCCCGACGGCACCCGCATGGATGTCTTCGGCACCGGAGGCGGAGCCGAGGTCGCGGCGAATCTCTCCCGCTCGGTGGGTGCGCCGGTCACGCTCCTCGGCCAGGTGCCGCTCGAGCAGGCGGTCCGGGAGCACGGCGACGAGGGCACCCCGATCGTGCTGGCGGAGCCGGATTCACCGTCCGGCCGGGCGTTCAGGGAGATCGCCGACGGCCTCGCCGTCCGGCCGCGTGGCCTTGCGGGGATGAACCTCGGGATCGACACGACGCGCCACCTCTGA
- a CDS encoding S1C family serine protease, producing the protein MEDETGVPDPAGRGVEPDRPLREPAPIHRPVVDKASEERFSRPDGVTGGSDPRRHSAAHDYSAADDRSAPTRGHDADPALAAAFGPSGDADRGIQRHPAWQDQVEEPQPAPPDPWRDPRAPVGFGAPAVQAAEEPGPEDLSGAEAPPPPRLSLSEALFERRLSRQALAGAVAAVAVVALVGGGIGAVVADSARVLTTSTVRIADAPANVIRPDNPVGEVAQRVQPAVVHIQVSTASARGEGSGIVIDPQGYIVTNNHVVTMDGAADRADIDVVFPDGSRASAELVGRDPATDLAVLKVEDVQNLTVATLGDSDRVEVGEQVVAIGSPLGLARTVTEGIVSATQRPIALGESTSDGDVVIDAIQTDAAINPGNSGGPLIDASGAVIGINTSIFTQSGGSIGLGFAIPVNDVRDIATSLMREGSVRHATIGVNARKAENGNVEGAELVNVREGSPAQEAGLREGDVVTRVGERSVRSSDELIVAVRRAGADGDVPVEVVRDGALIELTVRPALG; encoded by the coding sequence GTGGAGGATGAGACTGGTGTGCCGGATCCGGCGGGGCGGGGCGTGGAACCCGACCGACCGCTTCGCGAACCGGCCCCGATCCACAGGCCCGTCGTCGACAAGGCCTCGGAGGAACGCTTCTCCCGTCCCGACGGGGTGACCGGGGGATCCGACCCCCGGCGACACTCGGCCGCCCACGACTACTCGGCCGCCGACGATCGCTCCGCCCCGACTCGCGGCCACGACGCCGACCCGGCACTGGCGGCGGCGTTCGGCCCGTCCGGCGACGCCGACCGGGGCATCCAGCGGCATCCGGCATGGCAGGACCAGGTCGAGGAGCCGCAACCCGCGCCGCCGGACCCCTGGCGCGATCCCCGCGCGCCGGTCGGCTTCGGTGCTCCCGCCGTGCAGGCGGCGGAAGAGCCCGGACCGGAGGACCTGTCCGGCGCGGAAGCGCCCCCTCCGCCGAGGCTCTCGCTCTCCGAGGCGCTGTTCGAACGGCGGCTGAGCAGGCAGGCACTCGCCGGAGCGGTGGCCGCCGTCGCCGTCGTCGCGCTCGTGGGAGGGGGGATCGGCGCGGTCGTGGCCGATTCCGCCCGCGTCCTCACCACATCGACGGTCCGTATCGCCGACGCCCCGGCCAACGTGATCCGGCCCGACAATCCTGTCGGTGAGGTCGCCCAGCGGGTCCAGCCGGCGGTGGTCCACATCCAGGTCTCGACAGCCTCGGCCCGGGGTGAGGGTTCCGGGATCGTCATAGATCCGCAGGGATACATCGTTACCAACAACCACGTCGTCACCATGGACGGGGCCGCGGACAGGGCCGACATCGACGTCGTCTTCCCGGACGGGTCCAGGGCCTCGGCCGAATTGGTGGGACGGGACCCGGCGACCGACCTGGCGGTGCTGAAGGTCGAGGACGTACAGAACCTGACCGTGGCGACCCTCGGCGATTCCGACCGGGTGGAGGTGGGAGAACAGGTCGTGGCCATCGGTTCACCCCTCGGCTTGGCCCGGACGGTCACCGAGGGCATCGTGTCCGCCACCCAACGACCGATCGCGCTGGGGGAGTCGACCTCCGACGGGGACGTGGTGATCGACGCCATCCAGACGGACGCGGCCATCAACCCCGGAAACTCGGGAGGCCCACTCATCGACGCCAGCGGGGCGGTGATCGGGATCAACACCTCCATCTTCACCCAATCCGGTGGATCGATCGGGCTCGGGTTCGCCATCCCCGTCAACGATGTGCGCGACATCGCCACCTCGCTCATGAGGGAGGGGTCGGTACGTCACGCGACTATCGGCGTGAACGCACGCAAAGCGGAGAACGGCAACGTGGAGGGTGCGGAGCTCGTCAACGTGCGTGAGGGGTCGCCCGCACAGGAGGCCGGGCTCCGGGAGGGCGACGTGGTGACGAGGGTAGGGGAGCGCAGCGTCCGGTCCTCCGACGAGCTCATCGTGGCCGTCCGACGGGCGGGCGCGGACGGGGACGTCCCGGTCGAGGTCGTCCGGGACGGTGCGTTGATCGAGTTGACCGTCCGCCCTGCGCTGGGTTGA
- a CDS encoding anti-sigma factor family protein: MDRHHSGGGSTPEYRLSRDSVREVAERTPPPRSEPRFLSTDHLSTEAAAAYVDGCLPPAGQVRADAHLGLCPQCRREVTEQQDARRALRGSGPIHMPGDLRERLRLLGEGGDPELPPAPVPPSGNRWSRLLRRLRSLGR, encoded by the coding sequence GTGGACCGACACCATTCAGGAGGCGGGTCCACCCCCGAGTACCGGCTGTCGAGGGACTCGGTCCGTGAGGTCGCGGAGCGTACGCCGCCTCCCCGTTCCGAACCCCGGTTCCTCTCCACCGACCACCTCTCCACCGAGGCCGCGGCGGCATATGTGGACGGATGTCTGCCGCCTGCGGGCCAGGTCCGCGCCGATGCGCATCTCGGGCTGTGCCCGCAGTGTCGACGCGAGGTGACCGAGCAACAGGACGCGCGTCGGGCTCTCCGGGGTTCCGGGCCGATCCACATGCCGGGGGATCTGCGGGAGCGTCTCCGCCTCCTCGGGGAGGGTGGAGACCCGGAACTCCCACCGGCCCCGGTGCCCCCATCGGGGAACCGTTGGTCGAGGCTCCTGCGCCGCCTGCGTTCGCTCGGCCGTTAG
- the sigE gene encoding RNA polymerase sigma factor SigE: MYSQTVHGTSIGPGGDGDAAAGTARFDASGDSADMPSWSQLVAQHGDRVYRLAFRLCGNAHDAEDITQEAFIRVFRSLDKYKPGTFEGWMHRIVTNLFLDMARRRSRIRFEALPEDAERVPGRERSPEQVLAEETFDPILQTALANLSPEFRAAVVLCDIEDLSYEEVGRILGVKMGTVRSRIHRGRSALRAELEAAGVTGVHQGID, translated from the coding sequence ATGTACTCGCAGACGGTGCACGGTACGTCGATTGGTCCCGGGGGCGACGGCGACGCGGCGGCCGGAACCGCCCGGTTCGACGCCAGTGGTGACTCCGCCGACATGCCCTCCTGGTCGCAACTCGTCGCCCAGCACGGGGACAGGGTGTACCGACTCGCGTTCCGTCTCTGCGGCAACGCCCACGACGCGGAGGACATCACCCAGGAGGCGTTCATCCGGGTGTTCAGGTCCCTGGACAAGTACAAGCCGGGCACCTTCGAGGGATGGATGCACCGCATCGTCACCAACCTCTTCCTGGACATGGCGCGCCGTCGGTCGCGGATCCGCTTCGAGGCGCTCCCGGAGGACGCCGAGCGGGTCCCCGGTCGAGAGCGCAGCCCGGAGCAGGTGCTGGCCGAGGAGACATTCGACCCGATCCTGCAGACCGCACTGGCCAACCTCTCACCGGAATTCCGCGCGGCCGTGGTGCTGTGCGACATCGAGGATCTGAGCTACGAGGAGGTGGGCCGGATCCTCGGCGTGAAGATGGGGACGGTCCGCAGCCGCATCCACCGGGGACGCTCCGCGTTGCGCGCCGAGCTCGAGGCGGCCGGCGTGACCGGGGTGCACCAGGGCATCGACTGA
- a CDS encoding O-methyltransferase: protein MSDSTDVPASDRSRFTDLARRSADLVDDSLYAPARADATELGAASPDALTAEAIRLVARLTAARTAVCISPAPGVPALAILAAAGPGSGAVVTCITDDPHHLDAARSALRAAGHPASAARYIAARPLEVADKLADGAYDLLVADVPDHSVSRVVSRAHQLLRSGGALILIGEHAPLPDDADLPTHAHVTVLPVGDGLTVVAL from the coding sequence GTGTCCGATTCGACTGACGTCCCCGCCTCCGACCGTTCCCGGTTCACCGACCTCGCGCGCCGCAGCGCCGACCTGGTCGACGACTCGCTGTACGCACCCGCCCGTGCGGACGCGACCGAACTGGGGGCCGCGTCGCCGGACGCGCTGACCGCCGAGGCGATCCGGCTGGTGGCGCGACTGACCGCGGCCCGTACCGCGGTGTGCATCTCGCCCGCTCCCGGCGTCCCCGCCCTGGCGATACTGGCCGCAGCCGGGCCGGGGTCCGGGGCCGTGGTCACCTGCATCACCGACGACCCTCATCATCTGGACGCCGCCCGATCCGCCCTCCGCGCTGCCGGACACCCCGCGTCCGCCGCCCGCTACATCGCGGCACGCCCCCTGGAGGTGGCCGACAAGCTCGCTGACGGCGCCTACGACCTGCTCGTCGCGGACGTGCCGGACCACTCGGTCTCCCGGGTGGTCTCCCGGGCCCACCAACTTCTCCGGTCCGGCGGCGCGCTGATCCTGATCGGCGAGCACGCGCCGTTGCCGGACGACGCGGACCTGCCCACACACGCGCACGTCACCGTCCTGCCCGTCGGCGACGGGCTGACCGTGGTCGCGCTCTGA
- the glgC gene encoding glucose-1-phosphate adenylyltransferase, whose protein sequence is MRNQPHVLAIVLAGGEGKRLFPHTADRAKPAVPFGGSYRLIDFVLSNLVNAGFMRICVLTQYKSHSLDRHISQVWHMSGMGGEYITPVPAQQRLGPRWYTGSADAILQSLNLVYDEKPDHIVVFGADHVYRMDPRQMLDHHIATGAAVTVAGIRVPRSEAFAFGCIDAGDDDLIRDWVEKPSDPPGTPDDPDATFASMGNYIFTTDALVTALKADAEKPDSTHDMGGDIIPALVEQERAYVYDFARNQVPGETERDRGYWRDVGTIDAFYDAHVDLVSVHPVFNLYNNLWPIRTQQDNLPPAKFVNGGMSQESMVGAGTIISAATVRNSVVSNNVIVEDGAVVEGSVLMPGVRIGRGAVVRKAIVDKNCHIGAGDVIGVDHERDRLRFPISAGGVVSVAKNSVTSLPG, encoded by the coding sequence GTGAGGAACCAGCCGCACGTCCTAGCAATCGTTCTCGCCGGTGGCGAGGGCAAGCGACTCTTCCCGCACACGGCGGACCGCGCCAAACCGGCGGTGCCGTTCGGGGGGTCGTACCGACTGATCGATTTCGTGCTGAGCAACCTCGTCAACGCCGGATTCATGCGGATCTGCGTCCTCACGCAGTACAAGTCGCACTCCCTGGACCGGCACATCTCGCAGGTGTGGCATATGAGCGGGATGGGGGGCGAGTACATCACCCCCGTCCCCGCGCAGCAGCGGCTCGGACCGCGGTGGTACACCGGTTCGGCCGATGCCATCCTGCAGTCGCTGAACCTGGTCTACGACGAGAAGCCGGACCACATCGTCGTCTTCGGCGCGGACCACGTGTACCGCATGGATCCCCGCCAGATGCTCGACCACCACATCGCCACGGGGGCCGCGGTCACCGTGGCGGGGATCCGCGTCCCTCGCAGTGAGGCGTTCGCCTTCGGCTGCATCGACGCGGGGGACGACGATCTGATCCGTGACTGGGTCGAGAAGCCCTCCGACCCACCGGGGACGCCGGACGACCCGGATGCGACGTTCGCCTCGATGGGCAACTACATCTTCACCACCGACGCACTCGTCACGGCGCTCAAGGCGGACGCTGAGAAGCCGGACTCCACTCACGACATGGGCGGGGACATCATCCCGGCCCTGGTGGAGCAGGAGCGCGCGTACGTGTACGACTTCGCCCGCAACCAGGTCCCGGGCGAGACGGAGCGCGACCGGGGGTATTGGCGCGATGTGGGGACCATCGACGCGTTCTACGACGCGCACGTGGATCTGGTCTCCGTCCACCCGGTCTTCAACCTCTACAACAACCTCTGGCCCATCCGGACGCAGCAGGACAACCTCCCGCCCGCCAAGTTCGTCAACGGTGGCATGTCCCAGGAGTCGATGGTCGGTGCCGGGACGATCATCTCGGCGGCAACCGTGCGCAACTCGGTGGTCTCGAACAATGTGATCGTCGAGGACGGTGCAGTGGTGGAGGGCAGCGTCCTGATGCCCGGCGTGCGGATCGGTCGGGGCGCCGTGGTGCGCAAGGCGATCGTCGACAAGAACTGCCACATCGGTGCCGGCGACGTGATCGGCGTGGACCACGAGCGCGACCGCCTGCGGTTCCCGATCAGCGCGGGCGGGGTGGTGAGCGTGGCGAAGAACTCCGTCACGTCGCTACCCGGCTGA
- the glgA gene encoding glycogen synthase, translating to MRVAMMTREYPPEVYGGAGVHVTELVATLRPLCEVDVLCMGADRDTARAFRPDPELGEDANPAIKTLSAGLRMCVAAEGADIVHSHTWYAGLAGHLAGELYGIPHVVSAHSLEPSRPWKAEQLGGGYRVSSWSERNAFANADAVVAVSARMKDEILRVYPEIDPDRIHVILNGIDTSVWSPVETFAGEDSVLRRHGVDPDRPIVAFVGRITRQKGVPHLVRAARDFHPDAQLVLCAGAPDTPEIAAEMEGLVSELQSTRDGVFWLRDMLPREEVIEILSAATVFACPSVYEPLGIVNLEAMACDTAVVASDVGGIPEVVVDGETGTLVHYDESDPDAFEAGLAAAVNALVVDPGKAARFGRAGQERARTRFAWEAIAEQTHAMYASLL from the coding sequence GTGCGAGTAGCGATGATGACGAGGGAGTACCCGCCGGAGGTCTACGGCGGGGCGGGAGTCCACGTGACCGAACTGGTGGCCACGCTTCGGCCGCTGTGCGAGGTCGACGTCCTGTGCATGGGCGCGGACCGGGACACCGCCCGGGCTTTCCGGCCCGATCCGGAGCTGGGCGAGGACGCCAACCCGGCGATCAAGACCCTGTCGGCGGGCCTGCGCATGTGCGTGGCGGCGGAGGGGGCGGACATCGTCCACTCCCACACCTGGTACGCGGGCCTGGCCGGCCATCTCGCCGGAGAGCTCTACGGCATCCCCCACGTGGTGTCCGCGCACTCGCTCGAACCCAGTCGGCCCTGGAAGGCGGAGCAGCTCGGTGGCGGATACCGCGTCTCGTCGTGGTCCGAGCGCAACGCCTTCGCCAACGCGGACGCCGTGGTCGCGGTGAGTGCACGGATGAAGGACGAGATCCTGCGCGTGTACCCCGAGATCGACCCGGACCGGATCCACGTGATCCTCAACGGCATCGACACCTCGGTGTGGTCACCGGTCGAGACGTTCGCCGGAGAAGACTCCGTGCTCCGTCGGCACGGTGTCGACCCGGACCGCCCGATCGTCGCCTTCGTCGGTCGCATCACACGACAGAAGGGTGTGCCCCACCTGGTGCGCGCCGCCCGTGACTTCCATCCGGACGCCCAGCTCGTGCTGTGCGCCGGCGCGCCGGACACCCCGGAGATCGCGGCCGAGATGGAGGGGCTGGTCTCCGAGCTGCAGTCGACGCGTGACGGCGTCTTCTGGCTCCGTGACATGCTCCCCCGCGAGGAGGTCATCGAGATCCTCTCCGCCGCCACGGTGTTCGCCTGCCCGTCCGTGTACGAACCGCTCGGGATCGTCAACCTCGAGGCCATGGCGTGCGACACCGCCGTCGTGGCCTCCGACGTCGGAGGGATCCCCGAGGTGGTCGTCGACGGCGAGACTGGCACACTCGTCCACTACGACGAGTCGGACCCGGACGCCTTCGAGGCCGGTCTCGCGGCCGCCGTCAACGCCCTGGTGGTCGACCCCGGGAAGGCCGCCCGGTTCGGGCGCGCCGGACAGGAGCGGGCCCGGACCCGGTTCGCGTGGGAGGCCATCGCCGAGCAGACCCACGCGATGTACGCCTCACTCCTGTAG
- a CDS encoding putative RNA methyltransferase, producing MNPAPAALSRAVPLLRCPLCGDRLGSTDTGVECGGGHSFDRARGGHLTLLGSRGRRFPGDSAEQLAARERVLSHGLFDGVADALVGVATDAVGVAERPVVLDAGAGTGFYLDRVIGALRPPSPAGGDATDGPGEPLGIGTELSVAAARRLARVNPLVTALVVDTWDGLPLVDECVDLVQVVFAPRNPSEFARVLRKGGTLVVAVPGPGHLEPLRTQAGMLAPAADKAERLDTHLAAGFEPGPVRVVDVTATVPAAIAADLALMGPSGVHLDRAGVEQVVGTVDSPVRVHVEVRSFRRSLQE from the coding sequence GTGAACCCGGCGCCGGCCGCCCTCTCCAGGGCCGTCCCGCTGTTGCGCTGCCCGCTGTGCGGGGATCGGTTGGGGTCCACCGACACCGGCGTGGAGTGCGGCGGCGGGCATTCGTTCGATCGTGCACGCGGTGGCCACCTGACCCTGCTCGGTTCGCGTGGGCGCCGGTTTCCGGGGGACTCAGCCGAGCAGCTCGCCGCCCGCGAGAGGGTTCTCAGCCACGGGCTGTTCGACGGGGTAGCCGACGCCCTGGTGGGGGTGGCGACCGACGCGGTCGGCGTCGCCGAGCGACCCGTGGTCCTGGACGCCGGGGCCGGCACGGGTTTCTATCTGGACCGTGTCATCGGCGCGCTGCGCCCGCCGTCCCCGGCGGGTGGGGACGCCACCGACGGCCCCGGGGAACCGCTCGGGATAGGTACGGAGCTCTCCGTGGCCGCCGCACGTCGGCTGGCTCGCGTGAACCCCCTCGTCACGGCGCTGGTCGTCGATACCTGGGACGGTCTACCCCTGGTGGACGAGTGCGTCGACCTGGTCCAGGTGGTTTTCGCACCGAGGAACCCGTCCGAGTTCGCGCGCGTGCTGCGCAAGGGCGGGACCCTGGTCGTCGCGGTCCCCGGTCCCGGTCATCTCGAACCCCTCCGGACGCAGGCCGGGATGCTCGCACCCGCGGCGGACAAGGCCGAACGGCTGGACACCCACCTGGCGGCGGGGTTCGAACCCGGCCCGGTCCGGGTGGTCGACGTCACCGCCACGGTCCCGGCCGCGATCGCGGCGGACCTCGCGCTCATGGGGCCAAGTGGTGTCCACCTGGACCGGGCCGGGGTCGAGCAGGTCGTCGGGACGGTCGACAGCCCGGTTCGTGTGCACGTCGAGGTGCGGTCCTTCCGCAGGTCTCTACAGGAGTGA
- a CDS encoding leucyl aminopeptidase family protein yields MSEVPSRPLPTVRVVRGPEPTTGWSLVTRAPEEGRSLRGRAVEARTSAVDGRPVVEVEIDATAPRPGWSGAVDVGIGYRRAGAAVARHLRDARRTEEVGVSVPGTVPPDRVGDLVLGYLLGARGQDVFAAGPAPVAPELVVWVSSGAGAGDDDEAVVSATVAAAREAARATALARDLAGAPADLKSPEWLVSRMSDELSTAGMRTQVLEGEDLVAGGFGGVLAVGGGSAAAPRVLVARRPGPGTRVLLVGKGITFDTGGISVKPAEGMHLMRTDMAGSAAVVAAAAAFCSEVGARYADLDLTVVVPSAENMLSGSAYRPGDVVTHVGGTTSEVTNTDAEGRMVLADGLAHGIAECDPDVVVDVATLTGAMKVALGMRTGAVMATDDDLADRVSAAGAGAGERWWRLPLPDDLRGAVESGIADRRQAPKGPGAITAALFLEGFVDGRPWAHLDIAGPARSPEEIDEVGPVATGFATRTLVGLLRDLVDRPRR; encoded by the coding sequence ATGTCCGAGGTCCCCTCGCGTCCACTGCCCACCGTTCGCGTAGTCCGCGGACCGGAGCCCACGACCGGATGGTCGCTGGTCACCCGGGCCCCGGAGGAGGGCCGATCCCTCCGCGGCCGCGCCGTGGAGGCGCGGACGAGTGCGGTCGACGGGCGGCCGGTGGTGGAGGTCGAGATCGACGCGACGGCTCCCCGGCCCGGGTGGTCGGGAGCGGTGGACGTCGGAATCGGGTACCGCCGAGCGGGTGCGGCCGTGGCCAGACACCTGCGGGATGCGCGGCGGACCGAAGAGGTCGGGGTGTCCGTTCCCGGAACGGTCCCGCCCGACCGGGTCGGCGATCTGGTCCTCGGATATCTGCTGGGTGCGCGCGGTCAGGACGTGTTCGCCGCCGGTCCGGCGCCCGTGGCGCCCGAGCTGGTGGTGTGGGTGTCATCCGGGGCCGGAGCGGGTGACGACGACGAGGCGGTCGTCTCCGCAACGGTTGCAGCGGCCCGGGAGGCCGCCCGCGCCACCGCGCTGGCGCGAGACCTCGCGGGAGCTCCCGCCGATCTCAAGTCCCCCGAGTGGCTCGTGTCCCGGATGTCCGACGAGTTGTCCACCGCCGGGATGCGGACACAGGTGCTCGAGGGGGAGGACCTGGTCGCCGGCGGTTTCGGCGGTGTCCTCGCGGTGGGCGGCGGGTCGGCCGCGGCCCCCCGAGTCCTGGTGGCGCGCCGCCCAGGCCCCGGCACGCGGGTGTTGCTGGTGGGCAAGGGGATCACGTTCGACACCGGAGGGATCTCGGTCAAACCGGCCGAGGGGATGCATCTCATGCGCACCGACATGGCCGGCTCGGCCGCCGTAGTGGCAGCGGCGGCTGCGTTCTGTTCTGAGGTCGGCGCGCGGTACGCGGATCTCGATCTGACGGTCGTGGTCCCCTCGGCTGAGAACATGCTCTCCGGGTCCGCCTACCGTCCCGGGGACGTCGTCACGCACGTGGGCGGCACGACCTCCGAGGTCACCAACACCGACGCGGAGGGCCGCATGGTGTTGGCCGACGGGCTGGCCCACGGGATCGCCGAGTGCGACCCGGACGTGGTGGTGGACGTCGCCACCCTCACCGGGGCGATGAAGGTCGCACTGGGCATGCGGACCGGTGCGGTGATGGCGACGGACGACGACCTCGCAGACCGCGTGTCCGCGGCGGGCGCGGGGGCGGGGGAGCGGTGGTGGCGGCTCCCGCTGCCCGACGACCTGCGCGGCGCCGTCGAGTCCGGAATCGCGGATCGTCGCCAGGCACCCAAGGGGCCGGGCGCCATCACCGCGGCCCTGTTCCTCGAGGGGTTCGTCGACGGGCGTCCGTGGGCACACCTCGACATCGCCGGCCCGGCCCGGTCGCCGGAGGAGATCGACGAGGTCGGCCCGGTGGCGACAGGGTTCGCCACACGCACCCTCGTGGGTCTGCTCCGGGATCTCGTCGACCGGCCGCGGCGGTGA
- a CDS encoding DUF3117 domain-containing protein has protein sequence MAAMKPRTGDGPMEAAKEGRGIVMRVPLEGGGRLVVELTPDEAKSLGAELTQAIS, from the coding sequence ATGGCGGCTATGAAGCCCAGGACCGGTGACGGACCGATGGAAGCGGCCAAGGAGGGCCGCGGGATCGTCATGCGCGTCCCTCTCGAGGGTGGCGGACGCCTCGTCGTGGAGTTGACCCCCGACGAGGCGAAGTCGCTCGGCGCGGAGTTGACCCAGGCCATCTCCTGA